tttcgtcggtatgtcctcggaatagcgttattccgacgacataccgacgattttttccctcagtatcccgatgttttcttgtagtgtggtACGCTTTCGGGTTAGTCCACTCTGTACGTATCACTAAGTGTGTTTTTTCCAAAACCGACCGGATCAGCCGATATGGCATACAAAAAATGGTacatgtgttacaaaaaaaaaacaaaaatggttCATGATGTAATATCAATTCTTTAAGAAGATAGATTTGCATCACTGTCACATTGTTCGAGCGGGTAGGTTACTGGTTAATTGATTTTTATATAACATGATTGTATTAAGGAATATATAAGGAAAAGATGtatataattaactaaaaataatatatataggtttatatatattgaatttttcgtgcatttaaatttatcaatatatatatatatatataaactattaatagatagcaatattttcttataaatgattATATAGTGATTTTCatgaaaaaatagttaaaatacaAACGAAAAAGACGATCAAATCAAAATGTGAATTTACAATGCTGTAATAGTCAAGGTATTCATATCGGACAATACTCAATATCATTTGAGACTAGACGTTAACTTAGCTGGTAGAATCTAATTCATCTACATGCAATTTTTATCTTCCGCATAATAAAGTAGTTTTGATACATTCTGTACATTGTTATGATACATTCTGTACTCTACCAGTTTTGATAAAAAAGTAGTTAACTACCATAAGattctttaaattttgaagcatataataatatgtgtttgtgatatttttttttggacaatgtttatgaaagtttttaaaccaaaaaattgttATGTTTTTCGTTCTAGTAAGTTgtgataattaaaataataaaattttgaatttcgtAAATTACTCCACTGTTAAAtcaatggaaaaaataaattttggtgATAACTAACAAATATTAACAAACATAATTTAGATAAATTATAAGAGAATAAATACTGAAAATACTTTAGACGAACATAATTTTGCTGAATCACAAGAAACTAAAATTTACCTTTTGTAGTAATAAGTTTTATTcttattttctgtattttcttaacaaatccattcaattttaatataatttggttaaaaatctaaaatataaaaacttgttgaaaatattttaaatgatagaaataagaaaattatgcGTTCAAATCGTAAAAGTGTGAACGATAGATATATCATTAAGTATCTTCGTGATTAAtatattactagattttgacccgcgcaggcgcgcgggtgtacattttgaaaaatatgttgatatttgtttttcatgtaattattaaggTTTTACAAAATGAATCCAAAGAACAGAACCGATACCGATCcgaaaatatagtaccaaacccgaacataaattgattaaatattcgaattattcaaaattttgttatttagagaaccaaatctgatccgaaccgaagtattcgggtacccgaatttatctaaaaatagatttatatacttatatgtatattaattatttttagatttaacgtatataaaacattaagaatgatacttttaaattggtttaaatacttgaaaatatatatatagatagtcaaaagtaaatatctgcaatagttaaagtatactcaaatcaccaaaaatacttaaaataattattgattccatatccaaaattttaaatcaaaccaattgatatgttaagcttaggtattctgacatatgttattcaaatttataggtaatatattattttatttatagattttgagaaatttaaaatagataatgatttaaaactttaaaaataatttaaatgggttatccaaacgcgaaccaaacccgcaaagatccgaatcaaactcaaaccaaaatttagaaacatcctaACAGGGCTTAAATCTTTGactccgaaaacccgaaacacaaaccgatcagaaccaaacccgtATGGGTGCCCGAAATCTCATCCctattcattattatatatcgtatactgtcatcatataattaattgtattttatacgtaccatcatataagtaatcatataattaatagtattttatacgtaccatcatataaataattacatgtattatatttataaaacttaataggaaatataaaaacgataatttgagttggtatttcaaattgggctttgtattgtatttttattatatatattgacaacatttttgtataatggttattgaaaaatagtttagtaaaaatccatttttgaatatatgtattagtttttaatcaatttttgatataaatcaactttaaattattattttgatttgaaatatgtgtataaagtttaaattttgttttatggttagtttagaaaagaaaaagttttaggCGATTAGATTGACccgttttcgtatattttaaatctcgCCGAGATAGatagttttttataatatgatggacttttaatttttcttaaaaacataagcccattactttttttttcttaatactactatccttgtttccaaacaaaattaattttttttaaaagactacaatttatgtttccaaacactccaaatttttttaatagtcctattcaagtctccaaacactccaattttgtacttaagttttaataagatagatgatttagaaaatattttagaaaatagaaAACACATGATGAAGAACACAAATAAGCATCTAATGGAATTAAGGATAAGATATGAAATGTCAAATTGCAATAATAGAGCCAATATCTTTAtcaacttttcaaaaaaaaaaaacattgaaatagttatatatttcTAACAACCAATAAATTTGATGactttatgaaaaaaaaaacaaaaacaggaATAAAATTTGACGAGATTCATTAATATATCTGGAGAAAAACAGTATATAATTATGAAAGATAAGACCAAAGAAGGAcagaaatcatattttaaaaatacaaaaaggaaGAATCAaaggctccgaatggtaacaGCGGGTTGggcggtgcgggacaagcggaTTGATTAGTGCGGTGCGGTTTAAGAGCGGTTTGTGTTAGAAAAACGCATATTGTGGGACAAGTGCGGTTCATCTAATAGAAGCGGTTTAAGAAATATGTGAATGGtgaccaaaataataaaaagtgcGGGACAAATGTTTGAATGGTGTTTAACTGCGGTTTGTATAAgagaaatttaataaaattaattaaatttattatttaaaatagaaaacgtAAAAGTTTATATCAAAATGCTTGAATGGTGTTTATAAACTAAATAGTactgaatatataaaataaaattctatttgACAATAaagtattttacattttttataaagtacaaataaattacaataaaaaataagtttattttattgattttccCATAGCATATTTGCAATATTATCTCTTATTTGCGTCATATGTCCTCCATCTGTCATTTCAATTGTTTCTACATCATCTAAATCGGTATGAAAATCAGTCTCTGCTTGTGTATTGAATCCTCCTGTTTCTGCCATAACTTCAGCAAAATCTGCATCTGAAAAGTTTGAaatctttataaaattatgCAATCCCATTGTAGCCATGACCACTCTCTGCTGTATGTTGATACTATATCTTGGAAAATCACAAAGAATCCTCCATTTTTTCTTCCAAACTCCAAAAGTTCTCTCGATAACTGAACGTAGAGACGCATGATATCGATTAAATAATTCTTCTTTATTCCGTGGAGCAGGACCATAGTTGAACTGTGACATATGATATCTGACAACGTTGTTTCGGGATGACTTATATGGAGCCAAAAATCCTTGCCTATTTGGATAACCCGAGTCAACGACATAATACTTTTCCATTGGAGGCAAAGGAAATTCAGGATCGCTTTCTTGTGCTATTGTGAGAACGGCTGTATCATGACAAGATCCCGGTGCTCCATTCCATATATATGTGAATAGCATATTCAGATCACAAATTGCCATAATATTCAACGATGCATTATCGTGTCGATTCCAGTACATTCCTTGTAATTCTGGTGGTACTTTTACGCAAACATGAGTCCCATCCATAGCTCCAACAAATCCACTAAAAAATGGATAATATTTTGGATGTACTTGAAGTCTTTCAGGAATTCGGTATAGTTCTTGTCTTGTTGGAGTTCTGATATAATCGCATGCAAGTAATTCCGTCGCTTTAAGAACttctttaaattttcttttcacAGTCTCTTGATTTCGTCCAAATCTCAACCCAacatctctttgaacttcattgtGCCCGCATATACGCAAAAATATAGCCACACTTTCTTCAATGCTTACATTTGAAGTTGGTTTCAGACCATAATTCGTTTGTAGCATGTTACATAGTGTTCGGAAACATGGTAGCGACATTCGTAGGAGTTGAAGACAAGCAGCATCATCTTCTTGAAGTCGAGACCACATATTTCTCCACCCTAAACCTCCGTCTGTCCGGGCAGGTGCTCTATGAAAATATCGATCATAATAACTCAAAGTTGGTTGAATTATTAACTCCTCAAATTGCTCATTTTCTAAATTCCACAACTCAATTCTCTCTTCGTAAGATAGTGTCTGGATGTTTTGTGAACGCAACTGACAGATTCGAAATGCCTgcaaattaataaacataaaatttattttattagatatataaaaatagtaataatgcATTAACAcaccaaaataatatataaatattttagaaaattagaATATCACAATCCATTAACACAAGAAAGTaatataaaagtattttaaaacatatgaaaacCTATAAcacacaataaaaataataacattatatcataatatataaacatgacAATCAGATCGCTACTCTTCGTCTCCTGAACCACTTTGATTCTCTTCATTAGGTTCTTCTGTAGTTCTCCAAATATTGAATAGACCTCCACGTCTCGGTCTTTGTGATGTGTTTCCTGGTTCAAAATAATTAGTGAAACCGATACTAGTTGATGGTGATTGGTGGACCTTTGGTGAAGAATCTATACTTGCACCTTCCGAATAATTTCGTTGTGTATTCAGTGGACTTCCACCTTGATTTCCAACTGTAAATCCGTAGTGAACATTTGTTGGTGTTGTTCCAGAAGAGCCGGCTTGCTGAACATTTGATGGTTGCTGACCATGATAAAAATTCTGTGGAATGTTCCATTGTTGAGGATATGGTGGCGTACTCCATTGTTGAGCATTTGGAGGTGTGTTCCAACTTGGACCATTTGGAGGTACACCCCATGGTTGAGCGTTTGGTGATGTCCCCCAATATTGAACATTTGGTGGTGTTCCCCAGTGTCGCATATTTGGTGGTGTTCCCCAGTGTTGCACATTTGGAGGTGTACCCCATTGTTGTGTAGTCGGTGGTGCACCCAAGTTTTGAAAATTGTTTCCTCTTGAACAATTACCCACTGAAGATGGACTACCAGATGATAAACCTCCAGAATGTGGACTCCCAAATAACTGTCCAGAGCCCAATTGTTTTGGCACATCTTCATTATTTCGTGATACACCAGTCATAGCTTCTAGTAGTTGCAATTTATCTTCGTCATTGCTTCGAGCTATATCAATGAAATACTTTCGCCAAAAAACCAGTTCTTTAAGTGCGTTAATGCAAGCCCAGTAAAATTTAGTGAATTTGGGAAGTTCCAAAGCAAGAAATATTTGTTCTGCTTTTTTGAATTCATCGTAATCATCCTTATCAAAAGCACCTGGGCATAGCTGTTGTAGACTTTGTCGTTGAAATTCTTTATATCCATTAATGGTGTCTTGTATTGTAGTCTCGAATGATTGTCTTCTTCGATGACCTCTTGAAGTACTTCCAACATTAGTTCCTGAGTTTCTAGCAGACGTTTGAGAAGTGCTTCCACGTCCTCCAGTTCTTTCTGAACGACCTCCACGTCTTGTACGTTCTTCACCTCTTCGAGAAGGAAGCCGAGTTGACTCTTGAGTATATTCGTGCGAAGGAAGTGTATCGGCATTGAGGTTAACACGatatatttcttcattttcttgggTTTGAGGAACATTATGTTGAGGTATGTCATCACCATCATTGTCTGAAAAATCAAACAAGTCATCTTCCTCTATTCCTTCAGTCAATATTTGTTGTCTTCGTTGGCGTGACGACTGTTGAGGTTGCGAATAAACATCGTGTAGCACAAAACATCGAACCATCACATCCCAAAACGGTGGTGGTTGTCTTTTAAAAGATCTTGTTATTTTGCATCCCTAATAAAATTTGaacatatataataatcatAAATGTGTTGgttatatttgttatattatttagttaataCAACCATAAATATTATTACCGATTCACGGGCCTCCCACCATTCATCTGATGCATAAATCATCGACGTTTCCGGATTAACCGTTATTCCAGTAGAAGTCATGAGAAACTTCCACTTCTTATATGCTTTTTTGAAATCATCaagtttgtttttgaaaaatgcataatttatattcaaattaaaTGCACGGTTGAAATTGTCGACCATGTGCTCTCTACCAAGAACCGTAGGATCTTTAAGAGTATAATCGTTCATAGAAATTGCTTGATCATACAACTCAATCAATGTTTTTTCTTGTTCATAGGTCCACTTAAATCTCGACGCGTtctacaaagtaaaaaaaagaaatttataattttgactgatactatataattaaaaaatatacaataaatataaaattagatttCTTACTCGTGAAGAAGTTTCGTTATGAACATTTGAATTTCTTTGTCCCACAGGATTTGTGTTTCCATGACGTCTTCCTGACATATCTAGATTTCAAAGATGattcaaatattattaatataatagagtttcataattaatcatatttttaataaaaaaagaataaaagaaaatataatgtatatatataattaaaatattcaaaacatatatttattaagtttgcaacacaaattttttttctttcttaaatcaCAAACagaacaaaatttttatttaaaacatatttcaaaTACATActaatattcaattttattacaTGCAGCTTATGATTAACTCTTTAACTTATTTTGGTTGATGtaaaattaattacattaatatataacaaataatttatatacagaaataaactttcagttaactaacTTACGTATCATTATTAGTTTACGTACTTTTATTATTTCAGGTAACCAACTAATTTATGGAAAAAAAGTTTACATACATTCACAAAATTTTTGGTTAactaaatagtaaaatatatatttattcattCAAAAGGGATCCTCGAacagaaaaaattatttttaaacattattcAAGCACATaatcattatttaattttattttttgcatcttataattaacaaaataatattttacatggttACATTAAAGTTAACTTACTTACGTACTTTAGTTAGTTTAGGTACCTTTAATAGTTTCACTGAATAATTTATATGCTTTTAATAGCTTACATAATACAAATTACAAACTAATATTTTCTAGGTAGAAAAAAACATACCTTGTtcttgtttgaaaacaaaaaaacgtttttggacCAGAAATGGAAAGAATGCGATTGTATATGAAGTATGATAATTGAAGTGAAGTGTGTGTAACCTGATAACATACTTCTTCTATTTATAgactagattttttttatttcctgttgtatttaaaataaaaatcaaaaaaaaaatgtcacaaACCACATATAAACCACTCCTTTTGTACGCAAAGTGCGGGACTGAGTGGATAGGGTGCGGTTAATATCTGACAACATCACATGCTATgctatcttatttttttattattttaatttcagaaAACGCAAAACAAGAAAAGTAAAGTGAATGGTGTCACTTTCTCTCCCGTCCCATTCTGTTTATGGGACCACAGTTATCACTCAAGGCCAAAATAGAAAATTCCAAGGAAGGATGGTTCCTTGAACCCAACGCTTCTTAGGCTCGGACTCTAGGTTCGGTATAAGCCGAACCAATATTTAGGCTCGGATATTAGGTTCGGTTAGTCGACATTGGGAGGATAAGAACGACTCTTTCTCTTCGCAttcgcttcttcttctctctaaaCCCACTCTGCAAGGAACccatctctctctatttcgcttttatctctttctctctaaaacGTTTCGAAGCTGACTTAGAAAAGTCCTGTCTTTTACTGCATTTGAACAATGGCGATTGAAGATTACGAGAACCCACATCGAGTAATCAAACCTAAGAACAGAAGAATCATGGTACTTCTAACAAAACCCTCTCTTTCTCTagattattactttttttttttgttctgttccACATTGTTAACTCACTGTAATACAATGTCTCCTCGCACTGTTCTTATGAGTTGTACTAACTCATTAAGATTTTGAATATTCTGGGTATAATGATACGGTTTATAAGAAATCATTAATGGTaaataaagtttaaaacttGAGAAACCAAGTCAATAGTCTTTCTATAAAGGTGCAGACTTTTGTATTGAGAAGTCAATGGGCTAATGGTGTTTGCAGGGAGCTGATGGactggaggaagaagagaatcATCGATGGCCTCAGTGGCTAAAGCCTCTACTCAAAGAACACTTCTTTGTTCAATGTAACGTCCACTCACCCAAAAGCGAATGCAAGATGTACTGTTTGGACTGCACGAACGGCTCGCTTTGCGCTCTCTGTCTTGCGCATCACAACAACCATCGTACCATTCAGGTGTGTGTTTTGCATTTCAAAGATCCTAAACTATCTCATAGTTAGACTTGGCTTTGGAGAAATTTGATTTTAAGAATGTTGAATTGCAGATACGGAGATCATCTTATCATGATGTGATAAGGGTGAATGAGATTCAGAAGTATTTGGATATCTTTGGCATTCAGACGTATGTGATAAACAGCGCAAAGGTTGTGTTTTTGAATGAAAGGCCTCAGCCTAGACCTGGTAAAGGAGTTACTAATACCTGCAAGGTCTGTTACCGTGGCCTTGTTGATGATTGCTTCAGCTTCTGCTCTCTTGGCTGCAAGGTACATTCATTACCAATCTGTTTCTGAGATCAAAAGGGTGAAGCTTTGGTATTAACTAGTTTATAAATGTTCTGTCTTTGGCAATTGAAATGAAAAGGTAGCAGGAACTGCTAGGAGCTTTGAGAAGAGAGTGAAGCCTACACCAATGGAACCAGAGAATTCAAGCAGCAACAGCTCAGGAGTAGAGGATAACATTCCAAATGCACAGAGCTTAGCCCCTTCAACACCTCACCTTCCTACTTCCACTTCTTTGCGTAAAAGACAAAGAAAGGGAATCCCTTTCCAATCTCCACTACAATGAGATCAGATCGCAAAGTATACAGACATCTTCAAAAGAAGGGATCAATACAagacacaaaataaaaaaaaggctTTAACTTTCTCTTACACCAAAGGGAAGGGTCAAGGGCCTTGGGTATATGCTATAAAGTAGTCAAATAACTAGTTAAgtgtacatatattatataacaataCTGAGGGCTTTTTAAGTAGTTGGTTTTTGACAAAGTCCTTGTGTGTATATTTGGTTTTGATGGATTATATAACAAtaataacatataatttatattatcttttagaaatgtttattagaCAAATACGAAAGAGATACAAATATATCACGAACAACTTGCTACTTGTTGTAGACTGTAGTATACATAACCATGGCAACATTGGTCAAATAGGCCAAGTGCTACTATTGCTTTTGTTTATTTCTCACATGTCACGCCAGTACTTTCCATGGGCGGTTTCTCTGTAACAGAGGGAGACAGGATGCTCATCGTGTTTGTAGGGTATTTCATTAGGAAATGTAGCGCATCGAGTTGGCATTTAGTACAGCCAACAACGTTTCGTGCAACCCTTCCATTATGATCTTCTCTTTGAAGCGGAGTAGGGTAACATAAGAAATGAATCAAATCACGTAATGACATGCATCAAACTTTTACAACTACTAATCAGTAACTCTTGTCTGTGCACTTGTACCTGAAACCACTGAACAACTTATGTCATCAAAGTCGTTTGGCAGAGAGGGATCTCTAGATAAGTGAGTGATTTTTGCAAAGCATGATCCTATTTTTCGAGGAAACAAAATCACATCTGGTTCTTTAGGCTCCCATTCAAGTTCTTTTTCCGTCCATAACAGTTCCTTATGAGTCGCACATTTCAAGTGGGCTACACGCCTACAAAAGAACAACCTTAATGGCTGCAAGAATACTGCCATAACTTTTCTCAACATTTTTGACGATATGATCAAATTGCCACTCACATTcccattttataatattatataataaacttttaacAAATGTTCTTGCAAACTCAAACCAAAGAGAGATACAAAACATTATCCAGTTAAAATCAAATGTTCTACtagtgcatatatatataaaaaaagaagaccACAATGGCCAAAAcgtaaaagaaactaaattacaGGAAATCCAATAATTTAAGAAATTTCACCACAGTTTTGCCACTAAACTTCTCATCTCGATCATGTATAACTATACCCCTGCTTATACTTTCTGAAAATATCCTCAGTTTTAGTATTTCGGTAAGCGCAGCAGCCGATTATATAAACGGTTATTAAACCGATCAGCGCTGAAAGAAGAACGATATCCGCTTTTAACCAATCTACCTTGAGGTTTGCGAGCAAACCGGCTTTGCAAGAGTCACACCAATAGCACAAAGTGTTTTCCACATTGCTCCATTGTAGACAATCCATGTCTGCGGACATATTTATTGCACCTATCCAGT
This genomic interval from Brassica napus cultivar Da-Ae chromosome A6, Da-Ae, whole genome shotgun sequence contains the following:
- the LOC106397834 gene encoding uncharacterized protein LOC106397834, translated to MSGRRHGNTNPVGQRNSNVHNETSSRNASRFKWTYEQEKTLIELYDQAISMNDYTLKDPTVLGREHMVDNFNRAFNLNINYAFFKNKLDDFKKAYKKWKFLMTSTGITVNPETSMIYASDEWWEARESGCKITRSFKRQPPPFWDVMVRCFVLHDVYSQPQQSSRQRRQQILTEGIEEDDLFDFSDNDGDDIPQHNVPQTQENEEIYRVNLNADTLPSHEYTQESTRLPSRRGEERTRRGGRSERTGGRGSTSQTSARNSGTNVGSTSRGHRRRQSFETTIQDTINGYKEFQRQSLQQLCPGAFDKDDYDEFKKAEQIFLALELPKFTKFYWACINALKELVFWRKYFIDIARSNDEDKLQLLEAMTGVSRNNEDVPKQLGSGQLFGSPHSGGLSSGSPSSVGNCSRGNNFQNLGAPPTTQQWGTPPNVQHWGTPPNMRHWGTPPNVQYWGTSPNAQPWGVPPNGPSWNTPPNAQQWSTPPYPQQWNIPQNFYHGQQPSNVQQAGSSGTTPTNVHYGFTVGNQGGSPLNTQRNYSEGASIDSSPKVHQSPSTSIGFTNYFEPGNTSQRPRRGGLFNIWRTTEEPNEENQSGSGDEE
- the BNAA06G40180D gene encoding protein RGF1 INDUCIBLE TRANSCRIPTION FACTOR 1 is translated as MAIEDYENPHRVIKPKNRRIMGADGLEEEENHRWPQWLKPLLKEHFFVQCNVHSPKSECKMYCLDCTNGSLCALCLAHHNNHRTIQIRRSSYHDVIRVNEIQKYLDIFGIQTYVINSAKVVFLNERPQPRPGKGVTNTCKVCYRGLVDDCFSFCSLGCKVAGTARSFEKRVKPTPMEPENSSSNSSGVEDNIPNAQSLAPSTPHLPTSTSLRKRQRKGIPFQSPLQ